A genomic stretch from Neodiprion fabricii isolate iyNeoFabr1 chromosome 3, iyNeoFabr1.1, whole genome shotgun sequence includes:
- the LOC124177700 gene encoding uncharacterized protein LOC124177700 yields the protein MENVLAKLYDALSQLRYPEIAKIDLRDLATVVLAGHNRITLLTWLLSRASPTLSTHLEKFQGQKLKEEIVKCYCQMGIVNDESVLLGNCCMQKQLSFLKAVLLFTKSLDSTVNLPVDDSTVCEILDEHVNKPINIIPATCHISTKLTKSEVKKYMDEVGQSVTEATSFLPVHETSKVTALATEDRIDLSTATEFENGQMLSVESMAATFSTAFNSAEFVQNSKQFNATTKEIIYIDETIQNLCKDLNSFTQIFKSKESIVGKKLPECLAKSETPLSLLIQDNVILSEEIRKLYDQSHLAN from the exons ATGGAAAATGTTTTGGCAAAGCTTTATGATGCGCTAAGCCAGTTACGCTATCCTGAAATAGCAAAGATTGACTTGAGAGACTTAGCGACAGTGGTACTTGCTGGTCATAATCGTATCACCTTATTAACATGGCTTTTATCCCGTGCATCTCCAACACTTTCGACACACCTTGAAAAGTTTCAAGGGCAAAAGCTAAAAG AAGAAATCGTAAAATGTTATTGTCAAATGGGAATCGTAAATGATGAAAGTGTGCTACTG GGCAATTGTTGTATGCAAAAACAACTGTCATTTTTAAAAGCTGTATTGTTGTTCACGAAGAGCTTGGACAGCACAGTCAACTTACCTGTTGATGATTCTACTGTTTGTGAAATCTTAGAC GAACATGTCAACAAACCCATTAACATCATTCCTGCAACATGTCATATAAGCACAAAACTGACAAAGTCTGAGGTGAAAAAGTATATGGATGAAGTTGGACAAAGTGTAACAGAGGCGACGTCTTTTTTGCCTGTACATGAAACTTCAAAAGTTACCGCTTTGGCAACTGAG GATAGAATTGATTTGAGTACTGCaacggaatttgaaaatggacAGATGCTATCAGTAGAGTCTATGGCAGCAACATTCAGCACAGCTTTCAACTCCGCTGAATTTGTGCAAAACTCTAAGCAGTTTAATGCCACAACCAAGGAAATAATTTACATAGACGAAACTATTCAAAATCTGTGCAAGGATTTGAATTCGTTTACACAG ATATTCAAATCAAAAGAATCAATTGTGGGAAAGAAATTGCCAGAATGTTTGGCGAAAAGTGAAACACCACTCAGTCTGTTGATTCAGGATAATGTGATACTTTCTGAAGAAATAAGGAAGTTGTATGATCAAAGCCATCTTGCAAACTAA
- the LOC124178890 gene encoding multivesicular body subunit 12B yields the protein MLSQLSSLLPDDRPISAIGIVEDVEKCPPNFTVVSRTYDQDSDADLWRESGLFIKRKGRYICLSKTEGLADCVVENIVIINERDLPPEGYSMIARTVDSDQKAWRKRQLCYKVRHKDLCSVAVTDIIICSRIKKAPPGFTYAGEINGVTVCYKTSQISNNNSSSLQPYANINSFQNVSPNPSAGVPHRPAPERPPKPKFSPKPPNGSIYPNVKSNPDETGDSDYEVLSPGAGKIRPTRPAPRPPPTSSLGNSIYATMSGTSDLDGVPFIINPLISRETTSAIKNLPVIKVRTQTELDKEYYYDFRVERQT from the exons ATGCTGAGCCAACTGTCCTCGTTGCTGCCTGACGATCGACCCATCAGTGCCATCGGCATTGTCGAAGATGTTGAAAAGTGTCCACCTAACTTTACtgtg gtATCAAGAACTTATGATCAAGACTCTGATGCTGACTTATGGAGAGAGAGTGGGTTGTTTATCAAAAGAAAGGGCCGATATATCTGCCTTTCCAAGACTGAAGGATTAGCCGATTGCGTTGTAGAaaacattgttattattaacgAAAGAGATTTACCTCCGGAAGGATATTCGATGATTGCTCGTACTGTTGATTCTG ATCAAAAAGCTTGGCGGAAACGACAGTTGTGCTACAAAGTGAGGCACAAAGATTTGTGCTCTGTAGCTGTCACTGATATCATTATATGTAGTCGCATCAAGAAAGCACCACCCGGTTTTACTTATGCTGG AGAAATAAACGGAGTTACAGTGTGCTACAAAACGAGTCAAATATCAAACAACAATTCCAGCTCTTTGCAGCCATATGCCAATATTAA CTCTTTTCAAAACGTATCTCCAAATCCGTCAGCGGGTGTACCTCACAGACCAGCACCAGAGAGGCCGCCAAAACCAAAATTTTCTCCGAAACCTCCAAACGGTTCAATTTATCCCAATGTCAAATCAAACCCAGATGAGACTGGAGACTCTGATTACGAGGTGCTTAGCCCTGGTGCAGGGAAAATCAGGCCTACCAGGCCTGCTCCACGTCCTCCACCTACGTCTTCTCTTGGTAACTCTATATATGCTACCATGTCTGGAACATCGGATCTTGACGGGGTGCCTTTTATCATTAATCCTCTCATCAGTAGAGAGACAACTTCTGCCATT AAAAACCTGCCAGTAATAAAAGTCCGAACTCAAACAGAATTGGATAAAGAG tattattatgattttcgagTGGAACGGCAGACTTGA